GATGAAGACGAAGGTCTTGATGCTGAACGCGACCAGCGTGGCCAGCGTGATCCACACGCTCGGCGCCGCGCCCACCCAGGCGCCGTTCACCTCGCCGAACATGTTGTCGCGCTGCAGCAGCGGGATGTCCCATCCGCCCAGGAAGAGCGTGGCCATCAGCATCGACACCGTCAGCACGTGCGAGTACTCGGCGATGAAGAACATCGAGAACTTCATCGCCGAGTATTCCGTGTGATACCCGGTCACCAGCTCGCTCTCGGCCTCGGGGAGGTCGAAGGGAAGCCGGTTGGTCTCCGCGAACGAGCTGATCCAGAAGAAGAAGAAGGAGACGGCGAGCGGGAGGATGAACCACAGGTGCATCTGCTGCTGCTTCCACACGATCTCCGTCAGCCCCACGTTCCCCGTGACCATGAACACGGACATCAGCGAGAGGCCGAGCGCGATCTCGTAGCTGATCATCTGCGCGCCGGCGCGCAGCCCGCCCAGCAGCGCGTACTTGTTGTAGCTGGCCCACCCCGCGATCACGATCCCGTACACGCCCAGGGAGGAGAAGGCGAGGAGGAAGAGGATCCCCACCGGCACGTCGGCCAGCACCATCGGCAGCACCCCCCACGGCGTCGGCAGCGGCGCGGCGAAGGGGATCACCGCGAACGTCACCATCGCCGGGATGATGGAGAGCATGGGCGCCAGGGTGAAGAACACCCGGTTGGCCTCGGCGGGGTTCGTCTCCTCCTTGAGGATGTTCTTCAGCCCGTCGGCCGCGGGCTGCAGGAGGCCGCCGGGGCCCACGCGGTTGGGGCCCAGCCGGTCCTGCA
The sequence above is a segment of the Longimicrobium sp. genome. Coding sequences within it:
- the nuoH gene encoding NADH-quinone oxidoreductase subunit NuoH, which codes for MQATIPTYHEVTGNAWFWLSLAKVLVVFVAVLVIVAMLTLMERKVSAWMQDRLGPNRVGPGGLLQPAADGLKNILKEETNPAEANRVFFTLAPMLSIIPAMVTFAVIPFAAPLPTPWGVLPMVLADVPVGILFLLAFSSLGVYGIVIAGWASYNKYALLGGLRAGAQMISYEIALGLSLMSVFMVTGNVGLTEIVWKQQQMHLWFILPLAVSFFFFWISSFAETNRLPFDLPEAESELVTGYHTEYSAMKFSMFFIAEYSHVLTVSMLMATLFLGGWDIPLLQRDNMFGEVNGAWVGAAPSVWITLATLVAFSIKTFVFILVFMLVRWTVPRFRYDQVMDLGWKIMLPAALFAVVVTAAAVLALDSFGVEYGWKWGVALSAVNLPMLAIVLWVMDKGHTLTGTGAREEKRRIAREAARARAQARRVPVAANAQQVR